CACGAAGACTGGCCAGGAAGTCCTCAATCTGTTCCAGCGACTGAACCACGATCTCAAGAAGACCATCGTCGTTGTTACCCACGACGCTCGGGTTGCGGACATCGCCAATCGCGTCCTCGACATCCGAGACGGCAAGATTGTCGAGACCGCGGCTTAGGAGCTCACGCGGCGCATCGCCCGCAGGGAGACTCAACCGTGTCTCTGGTCCAACGTCATCGCGGTCTACGCCTTCGTTCCAGCCGGTTTCGTTTGCGTGCGAGTCTCATCTGCATCATGTCGAGCAATCTAGCCTTCCTGGGATGCCAGGAGCCGACTCGCCTGATGAAGGCTGGAATCGAGGACCGACGCACGAAGAAACGCCAGTAATCTGGATCGGCCCGCCGACTCGGATTATGGATCCTCCCGCAATCGATCCCAATCCAGAGAGGCATCAACCACAAGGCCGTCAGGTCTGCCTTGTTCTTTTGCGCGAAGTAGAGGTACGGCCGTTCGTCGGCGATGGCAGGGATTCCACCT
This DNA window, taken from Thermoplasmata archaeon, encodes the following:
- a CDS encoding LAGLIDADG family homing endonuclease, which codes for MSKAYLLGAMHDGTIRRRTLRISQREKGYIWSVQRLIISLGGNAWIYREGQTRELFVVEFARSFLDSCVVRTRKEIIDYIRGYFDAEGGIPAIADERPYLYFAQKNKADLTALWLMPLWIGIDCGRIHNPSRRADPDYWRFFVRRSSIPAFIRRVGSWHPRKARLLDMMQMRLARKRNRLERRRRPR